From the genome of SAR202 cluster bacterium, one region includes:
- a CDS encoding (Fe-S)-binding protein gives MVPPESLFGISNALLVLIVSLVSFGLAGFILWQRVFRLVLIGRKENRLDQPIQRILKMLIVVLGQQRVMQRFSLKDMAGLGHAIIFYGFVLFSISYVIFIFGDTAWHPFSETLLTETGVKFFASLLNFVAVLIIFSLSWALYRRWVARPHRLSFDLTRAKESIIIVAAIYGLMFFTLITEGFFVAAGGTGPAAETPIGGALGNLFIDIGITGETASNLQALFWWLHLIIILGFAVYIPISKHMHMVGAPINVLFTTMQARGTLKPMPDFETAETFGAGGTEGFSWKSILDGYACAVCGRCTDNCPANISGKLLSPMHIAEGIKEHVMETGASIINAQKSEQTYQEPSLFTDNSMLKESAVWDCVTCGACMEECPVMVEHVDSIVDMRRYLVMEQASMPEGAEGVLLNMEQRGHPWSGNQTSKTEWMDGLDIPTFADENEAEVLLWVGCTSALNEANQKAPRAMASILRVAGIKFAVLGNEEGCTGDPARRIGNEYLYQMMAEQNIQTLNQYSFKKIVTLCPHCFNNIKNEYPQLGGNYKVYHYTEFVDELIQNGKLKPVKSVDISMTYHDSCYLGRHNKVYDAPRNISKAIPGLELHEMERNCERGFCCGAGGGHMWMEDSGGQRINHMRIDQFLDTEGETLGVSCPFCYQMFAEGIQSKGVQENKQTKDLVEIIAESVVPEEEK, from the coding sequence ACTTAAAATGCTTATTGTTGTCCTTGGACAACAAAGGGTTATGCAACGATTCTCATTAAAAGACATGGCGGGGCTCGGTCATGCGATTATATTTTATGGTTTTGTACTCTTTTCAATAAGTTATGTAATATTTATCTTCGGAGATACGGCATGGCATCCATTTTCAGAAACACTATTAACAGAAACTGGAGTGAAATTTTTTGCTTCGCTTTTAAATTTTGTAGCTGTGCTAATAATATTTTCATTATCCTGGGCTCTATACAGAAGATGGGTTGCAAGACCCCATAGACTTTCTTTTGATCTTACTAGAGCCAAAGAATCAATAATTATTGTTGCTGCCATATATGGGCTTATGTTTTTTACATTAATCACAGAAGGTTTTTTTGTTGCAGCTGGTGGCACTGGTCCTGCAGCAGAAACTCCAATTGGTGGAGCTTTAGGAAATCTATTTATTGATATTGGGATAACTGGAGAAACTGCAAGTAATTTACAAGCACTTTTTTGGTGGTTACATCTTATTATTATTTTAGGTTTTGCTGTTTATATACCCATATCAAAACACATGCATATGGTTGGGGCTCCAATAAATGTATTATTTACTACTATGCAAGCTCGAGGAACTCTAAAACCTATGCCTGACTTTGAAACAGCAGAAACTTTCGGAGCTGGAGGAACAGAAGGATTTTCATGGAAATCTATTTTAGACGGTTATGCATGTGCTGTTTGCGGAAGATGTACAGATAATTGTCCTGCTAATATTAGCGGTAAATTATTATCTCCAATGCATATTGCAGAAGGTATAAAAGAGCACGTCATGGAAACAGGGGCATCTATTATAAATGCACAAAAATCAGAACAAACATATCAAGAACCAAGTCTGTTTACTGATAATAGCATGCTTAAGGAATCAGCTGTTTGGGACTGTGTCACCTGTGGTGCATGTATGGAAGAATGCCCTGTTATGGTTGAACATGTTGACTCTATTGTTGATATGCGTCGATATCTAGTAATGGAACAAGCTAGTATGCCTGAAGGTGCAGAAGGTGTTTTATTAAACATGGAACAAAGAGGACATCCTTGGAGCGGAAATCAAACCTCCAAAACAGAATGGATGGATGGACTAGATATTCCAACATTTGCTGATGAAAATGAAGCAGAAGTTCTTTTATGGGTAGGTTGTACTTCCGCATTGAACGAAGCAAATCAAAAAGCACCACGCGCTATGGCTTCTATACTACGTGTCGCTGGTATTAAATTTGCAGTACTAGGAAATGAAGAAGGTTGTACAGGAGATCCAGCCAGAAGAATTGGAAATGAATACCTATACCAAATGATGGCTGAACAAAATATTCAAACATTAAACCAATATTCATTCAAAAAAATTGTAACTCTATGTCCACATTGTTTTAACAACATCAAAAACGAATATCCACAACTTGGAGGAAATTACAAAGTTTACCACTATACTGAATTTGTGGATGAATTAATTCAAAACGGGAAATTAAAACCTGTCAAAAGCGTTGATATTAGTATGACTTACCATGACTCTTGCTATCTAGGAAGACACAACAAAGTTTATGATGCACCACGAAATATCTCAAAAGCTATTCCAGGATTAGAACTTCATGAAATGGAAAGAAACTGTGAACGAGGATTTTGTTGTGGTGCCGGTGGAGGACATATGTGGATGGAAGATAGCGGTGGTCAAAGAATAAATCATATGAGAATTGATCAATTTCTTGATACCGAAGGTGAAACATTAGGTGTTTCTTGTCCATTTTGCTATCAAATGTTCGCTGAAGGAATTCAATCAAAAGGTGTTCAGGAAAATAAACAAACCAAAGATCTTGTAGAAATTATTGCTGAAAGTGTTGTGCCTGAAGAAGAGAAATAA
- a CDS encoding long-chain-fatty-acid--CoA ligase, with translation MNTVEFLRLSSEIVPDRTAIIFEDKRIDFLTLQQRVNKLADSLSKLGVVAGDRVSTIQVNCNEHIEAYFAITSLDAIYVPVNFRVKDDELEVMLTDSKPKAIFAGSRYHELVKQATKNNSDVKLFISMDDESEGWINYDDLIRDGESEDRFPEYDDDDTNIIMYTSGTTGAPKGVMLKHDSFSSYILANVMPADPDEEEKNILTVPLHHIAGMQAVISAIYGGRTLVIQRQFEPHDWMRLVQEERINRAMMVPTMLKAILDHEEFQNFDISSLGVITYGAAPMPASVIKDAITKLPGTRFINAFGQTETASTITMLSPEDHEITGTPEEQELKLQRLSSIGKPLDDVIVQIVDEDGNEVNQGDVGEIVAQGPRLMKGYWNKEDATNETIRDGWLYTGDLGYMDSEGYIFLSGRAKDFIKRGGEMIAPDEVENVILTHSSIEDAAVIGVNDEYWGERVRAVVVLKQGMSVEPQEIIDHCYERLASYKKPESVIFADEIPKNPMGKILKRELRDMYPEPIE, from the coding sequence ATGAATACTGTCGAGTTTTTGCGACTATCAAGTGAAATAGTTCCTGATAGAACGGCAATTATCTTTGAAGATAAGAGAATTGATTTCTTAACCTTACAACAAAGAGTGAATAAACTTGCTGATTCATTAAGCAAATTGGGCGTTGTTGCTGGAGATAGAGTTTCTACTATTCAAGTTAATTGTAATGAACATATAGAGGCATATTTTGCAATAACTAGCTTGGATGCCATTTATGTTCCAGTTAATTTTCGCGTTAAGGATGATGAACTTGAGGTTATGTTAACCGATAGTAAGCCTAAAGCTATATTTGCAGGTTCTAGATATCATGAATTAGTTAAACAAGCTACAAAAAATAACAGTGATGTCAAATTATTTATCTCAATGGACGATGAATCTGAAGGATGGATTAATTATGATGATTTGATTCGAGACGGGGAATCAGAAGATAGATTTCCTGAGTATGATGATGATGATACTAATATAATTATGTATACCTCAGGTACAACAGGAGCTCCAAAAGGAGTTATGTTAAAACATGATAGTTTTTCTTCCTATATTCTGGCAAATGTTATGCCAGCAGATCCTGATGAGGAAGAAAAGAATATACTGACCGTACCATTACATCACATTGCAGGTATGCAAGCTGTAATATCAGCAATTTATGGCGGTAGAACATTAGTTATTCAAAGACAGTTTGAACCACATGATTGGATGAGATTAGTTCAAGAAGAACGAATCAATAGGGCGATGATGGTTCCTACTATGCTTAAAGCAATTTTAGATCATGAAGAATTTCAGAATTTTGATATATCAAGCTTAGGTGTAATTACTTATGGTGCAGCACCTATGCCTGCTTCTGTTATTAAAGACGCAATAACTAAACTTCCTGGAACACGTTTTATCAATGCTTTTGGCCAGACTGAAACTGCTTCAACTATTACCATGTTATCTCCGGAAGATCATGAAATTACCGGTACTCCTGAAGAACAAGAACTTAAGCTACAAAGGTTAAGTTCTATTGGTAAGCCATTGGATGACGTTATTGTTCAAATAGTTGATGAGGATGGTAATGAAGTTAACCAAGGAGATGTAGGTGAGATTGTTGCACAAGGACCAAGGTTAATGAAAGGATATTGGAACAAAGAAGATGCAACAAACGAAACTATTAGAGACGGTTGGTTGTATACGGGAGATTTAGGGTACATGGATTCGGAAGGATATATCTTTTTGTCTGGTAGAGCTAAAGATTTTATTAAACGCGGGGGAGAAATGATCGCCCCTGATGAAGTTGAAAATGTTATTCTTACACATTCAAGTATTGAGGATGCAGCTGTAATAGGAGTAAACGATGAGTATTGGGGAGAGCGAGTAAGGGCTGTAGTCGTGCTAAAACAAGGTATGTCAGTAGAACCTCAAGAAATAATTGACCACTGTTATGAGCGCTTAGCAAGTTACAAAAAACCAGAGTCAGTTATTTTTGCTGACGAGATACCCAAAAATCCCATGGGCAAAATATTAAAACGCGAACTACGTGATATGTACCCAGAACCAATAGAATAG